Within the Gossypium raimondii isolate GPD5lz chromosome 12, ASM2569854v1, whole genome shotgun sequence genome, the region GAACCAACTTCAAAAAAATAGCATCTCCTTGTGGAACGTTTTCAAACATATCACCAGCAACATGTTCAATTCCTACACAAGGGAAGATATTCATTAATATTTTGCCTagggataaaaataaatctataagaaattaaacaaaGACTCACTTTCTTTAACTTATATTTGGTAGGTGAAAGAGTTACAAGCAAACGAACTTTTGAAGAaataactaagtaaaaaaattgaagagtcaaagatgaatcataaattattgagagctaaagtataattttaatattatactaatactaggtaatttcataaaaatttaagaaatcaaATGATAAATCTACCATTTGGAGTGGGCCAAGGCCATTGCCTACCCCTTTGCCTTTGCCTCAGTTTGTGttttttattgatgaaaatAATTCCTAAGCATTGAACATATAACCagattatttatttctatatagaagttttgtagtaattttttataaaatgatatttgaatataAACCATGGTGAGAGAACAAAAAGGGAgctttgttttatgtttttgtcataaatttatgagattaaaaccttaaaattgtttatgaaattttgtttaaaagtctatttttatttataagagttTTATGTCTTTCCATAGAAACATAATTAtccaataaatatattttagaagtCACTTTTCTTAAATTGTCAAAACTATTCAATCAAGCAATGTTTTTGGAATTAGATAGGTGGTCAAACTATTTCGATCAGTTTAGCATATTCAAAGCAAATGAactattaaaaacaattaaaaaagtaaaaaaaattataaaaatcggTTCAACTGtgattcaatcaaaattttagccTTCTTTAACTGGTTTGTATTGATTCACGAGTTAACCAATTTTTTACCTCATATCGGACAAATATCTTCATCGATTCTTGATTTGACCAGTCTGGTCCAATTCAGACAACAGGTTATCAAGAGACGTAATTTATTAcaccaaaaattctaatttttagttatttaagaTATTTCATTTGTAACTACTAGAacactacatatatttaaataggaaaaagatgataaatataCCGGGATAGGACGAGGCATGTTGTATAACATGAGGCAAGTCGAAATTAATGCCATTGATGTTAGGGTATTTGGAAGTGATATAGTGAAGTGTGATACCAAGGTTACCACCCACATCTACCAGTTGCTTTAGGCCATGAAAACCATCATAAGAGTGGAGCAATTTTTTGGTAAACATTGTACTTAAATTCAACATGGCTGTGTTGAAAACTTGATTGAACCTATCATCCAATCCAGGGTACTCAAAGGCATGTGCTCCATGCACCCTGTTGAAGGCGATCCCTCCTTCTAAAACCGCATATTTAAGTTGACACCTGCAAATAAAATCcatcaaataatcaaacatCTAATAAGTAAAAACTTTAAGAAAATGGGCAACGGACCAGATAACCAAGGAGACTATATCTTGATTCAGGGCCAAGACAGGAGCTAACGACACAGCATCTTCGTTAGGGATGAAGTAGTAAGACACTGGGGATAAACTGTAGTGTCTCTCAAGACCAACCACAGAGCAGCACAGCACGTTGTGGCTAGCCAAAAGTCTGGCAATACGGTCCACCATGATTGGTGCACCCTGGTTCTTGCTAGGCAGTTGTGCTGCAATATCGGTGGCGGAGAGTTTGGCACCTGGACCTGCTTTTGCAATTATCTCCAATATCCCAAGCTCGCATGCTGTTTGCAAGGCCATAGGGAGGAATGTTCCCATCACAAGTTGGGAAGCAAAAGAATAAGTTTCATTGTCATTTTCACCACTTACTTCCTGTTGCTGAGATTCTATTGAAGAAGGCATAGCCATTTGGTTCTTCAATTATCTCAACGCAGCTCAATTGGTTTAAGATTAGTGTCTTTTAATAATGGCTGTTGGGAGAGTTCAAGTCTGATttgttttagtattaaattactTTGCATACAATGCCTAGAATTactcatattatatataatgtGTTTCCGCACACTTGAACTCACGTCTTCTTGCATTAGCAATAATACACATACCAATCGAAAAGAAAGTGtgaatatatgtatgttataagTGAAATCtagaattaattcaaaaataattcaataaatgaATATAGGTATCTTCAATCTTGATAGAAATCTGCTTCAGAGACGGCTTCAATAATATTTCTCAAGTTGTTTTCTTAAGTATTCTATGACGGCTCactcctttttatttttgtcttataTATGTcttaaattatctaaaaaactttaaaaaaaatacatttttccGTAAATTTAGAGTGTGATTTGCGGTTTCCACGTAATCTTTCTACTcgttgtataaaaatatattaatcaacATTACTACTAATTATGATCTCAATCTCGATCAATCTGAATCTCAGTTTAATCATGATAAACCTAATCTCATTGGGTACACCAACTTTCAAATGGAGTTGATGATTAAGAACAACGGTTAGGTAGCAAATTAATAAGTTTCAATGCAGCTCAGTTTGGTCCCTTGCATTGATTTAAGTTTATTGTCTTTTAACAATGGCGGTTGGGAATAGATTTCCTCTGCCGAACTTAATTATTGTcctttttttatacaaaataataactattacACGTTAATCTAGTACCCTAAGCTAAAGGAAGAATTTTCTCTTCATATTTGATCAATCCGACAAGAGCATCTGCAATCGTATTAGCCTCCCTCGAGACATACTGGATAACTACCTTCAATTATCTTCAGcacaattcaataatttttatagctTAATCCCTATTCAGTTAGTCTTGAAATCTACCCTGAATGGATCCAATAACAAGAACACAATCCATTTTTACGATGACAAGTAaatctttttaatattaaaattaattatttgttattaaaataattaaaatttattttggaaaaatttaaatttgatttgttttattaaatttggatttgaaCTTTTTAGTTAAAGAATTTTTAAGTTTGCTTTTTATGGTTAGGATTTTTCAGGTTTagttctttttaagtttttaaatttggtgttttcaaatttaattcaaattaggTAAAGAGTAAGTTCAAGCTTGGATTTTATAAGTcatgtttttaaatttcgtGATCTCTATATATGAAGATTGAATTGATTAtagaaacttaaaattaattaaagtggcGGAGTAAGGAAAGGGTGATCAGCTTCGATCCCTTAAAACGGAAATTTTTTcctttaagtttcttttttaatttataaaattttaaattaataatgataaaattacactttagcccttcaaaatgataaaaatctgatttaatcctttaaaattataaaattatagactattaagataataaatgtaataggcccaattcgGCCTAGCCCGATACAGATATTAAAAACCAATAATAAGCAATCCAATCCAATAATGTCAATCTAACTTTTCAAGCCCGATTACAGACCCAAATACATGGCCCAAATCACTAACCCAAAAGACCCAACTAAAACCCAAACCCACTAGCCTAGAAACCTTTAGCCCAATGAGCCCAAAACGCAAAACAGGAGCAAGGAACCCTAGCAGCTTCCAGCGCCGTTCTCTCCAGCCACGCACGCCTCCGTACAGCCTTCCCTCGCACGTACGCCACTGCCACCTTGACCCAGCCTCACGCGAGCCTCCACATCACTGCACCTGACACCGTACTCGTACCTGCACCCGCAACAAATGCCTACAAAACAAGCAAAGACAGAACGCAAAAGAGAAAGGAGAATAGCagaaaaataggagaaaaaatgatgtatttttttgattttattttcgaTGCGGTTATAAAGCCATTTTGAGAATCAACACACAGCGACAGAGATTGTAAAAACAAACTcagaaaaaaatatcaatacaacaaaggttttttttctctcttggcgattcagtttttttttttctttttatcgttcttctttcttttcgttctttgttttgttattaatacatacataagcatatataaaattaaaagaaatagggGAGAGACTCACCTTCCGGTTTGAGGCCGCCGGACCTCAGTCGCTTCGTCGAAATCGAAGTTCGAGAGGGGGTGCATCAGGGTTGCAGCGGAGAGAAAAGGAGATCCTTTTTCTGTCTTTTagaatggtttagggtttatttcctttttctttttcatttatgcCTGAATGACTCTTATCTTCgggtttttttttagatttattttaatatcaaaacgacgccgtttggagtctgatcagtggctccaaaacggcgccgtattgaGCTCGACCCGCGtgtgtgacccgacccggggaggatccgcgcgtgcTATCTTTCTGGTCTATTTGCACTATGAGCCCTTCTTCATTTGGGAGTTGTTCGATTCAGTTTTCTTAccattttcttaatttgtaccgcacattttattttattttcatttcgaTCCAAAGACAAATGACGTCATTTTATCAATCAGATTTGAATCCTTGCACTTATGCGTTTATTTGCAGTTTTAGTCCCTCGATTTTTAATCCAGTAcaaattttatctttcttttacttttatttatgtttgctaccaattaaattttgttttaatttcaatgtaattttgttccattattttcttttatttcgttttttattttatttcctttcaatttcgACTAAgcttttattaacttaatttaaaattaaattagttttattttgacgtagtttatttttagtatcatttgaatatttcaaattaatactatgttaaatttattagacatattttttagaaattcattataaacttttattttgaaatgtaacatcttattatttaattcatcatttgttaatacatgtattttatgaaaattcGATATAACTTGTATGTATTTTAATgctttatttcatattatatcttaaaattcacctttttatatatatggacTACACGTTTGATGTTTACATGATAACATTTTTTCTTAATGCTAGTATTCTTATGTATGacttaaattattcttttcttcGGTATATCGTTATTCTAATCTTATTATACCtattaaaatgttattgatGTGTTTATG harbors:
- the LOC105763982 gene encoding caffeic acid 3-O-methyltransferase; translation: MAMPSSIESQQQEVSGENDNETYSFASQLVMGTFLPMALQTACELGILEIIAKAGPGAKLSATDIAAQLPSKNQGAPIMVDRIARLLASHNVLCCSVVGLERHYSLSPVSYYFIPNEDAVSLAPVLALNQDIVSLVIWCQLKYAVLEGGIAFNRVHGAHAFEYPGLDDRFNQVFNTAMLNLSTMFTKKLLHSYDGFHGLKQLVDVGGNLGITLHYITSKYPNINGINFDLPHVIQHASSYPGIEHVAGDMFENVPQGDAIFLKLVLHDWSDEKCLRLLKNCYKAIPNNGRVIVVDSVVPVMAESTPSAKATFLLDMLMMTQNPGGKERTKEEFVALATEAGFNSVKFECFVCDCWVMEFHK